The genomic segment CGGCTTTTGCCCATCGAATAGCCGGTCTGCAGCGCCTTAAGCGCTTCTTTGAACGATAAGCCGATGTCGAGCGGGTCCGTTACGGGACTTCCGATTCCAATCGACACCCCGATGAGAGATTGGGAGAGCAGATCGGAAGAGATTTTCTCCAGCGCGCCCCGCAGTTCCGTTTCGTCAAGCTCGGTGTCGTCTAGTTGGACCAGAAGTCCGAAGGCGTCGTTCCGGGTGAACATCGTAAACTGGAGACGGAGGGCGTAAAAATGCCGTTTTAGCGTCTCATAATAAATATCCCGCTCGCTCTGCAAGCTTTCTTCCCTGCTGTTTAAACCCGTTGCGCGCAAGGATTCCGAAGCAATGTCCAGACGCACGGCGATGAGCAGCATAGGCGTCCGCGGGCGAAGGCCGTATTTTTTGCCTCGATGCAAGACCTCCTGCTCCGTGACGAAGTAACCATCGATCAAATCCGCGAAAAATTCATTCTTAAACCTTCGGGATCGCTCCTTGACCGCTTGCCTCTTCATCATCTCCAGTCCAATGACATTCGCGGCCTGCTCGATCGTCAAGGCCGTCAGCCGATCCTCCTTTTGCAAAAGGGGGAAAGTAACGAGATAACCTTCGTGACGGTACGTCTGAATGGGGTGCAGCGCAAGCTCGCGACATTCAGGAAACGAAGCGTCGACCAAGCAGAGCGAGAGCGTCGTCTGAAAAGGCGGAATCGAGGCCAGCGCGGCGGCAATGGCGGTTACGAGGGGCAAGGCATTTTGGCCGAGGGAGGAGGAGCGCTCCATCATCTCCAGCCGGGACCCGAGCAGGATGACGGGGGAGGCGATCAGGCTGCTGAGGAAGTCCAGTATTTTGGCCAAGCCGTTGCCGTGCATGATCAAGCCGGAAAATTGCTTGTGTACGGTAAGCGCGTAATGCAGCTCATGGTTCTTGTTGTCGAGGATAAAGCTCGTCGATTGTTGGAGGATCTCGCCGAGAGAGAAGGGGACCTCCGACAGCTCGATAAGCGGGAAGCCGAGACGATCCGCAACCGCAAGGTCTTCGGGAGAGATCGCCAGCGCGAAGCGCCTGGATTTGACCGCAAGACCGGAGCAGCCCATGGCGTGCATATTCGCAATTAATTTGCTTAGAGTATCCGGGCTTTGCTTGATAAAATACC from the Cohnella hashimotonis genome contains:
- a CDS encoding PucR family transcriptional regulator, giving the protein MNLDELIRNSIFANARVIAGSKGLKNEVQTVNIMDAPDIINYLKQKEFLLSNGYFIKQSPDTLSKLIANMHAMGCSGLAVKSRRFALAISPEDLAVADRLGFPLIELSEVPFSLGEILQQSTSFILDNKNHELHYALTVHKQFSGLIMHGNGLAKILDFLSSLIASPVILLGSRLEMMERSSSLGQNALPLVTAIAAALASIPPFQTTLSLCLVDASFPECRELALHPIQTYRHEGYLVTFPLLQKEDRLTALTIEQAANVIGLEMMKRQAVKERSRRFKNEFFADLIDGYFVTEQEVLHRGKKYGLRPRTPMLLIAVRLDIASESLRATGLNSREESLQSERDIYYETLKRHFYALRLQFTMFTRNDAFGLLVQLDDTELDETELRGALEKISSDLLSQSLIGVSIGIGSPVTDPLDIGLSFKEALKALQTGYSMGKSRFVLSHRRNDVGYLLRLLPSEELRRFFDETFKGFDMLEERERQELLRTLKAYYDNHCHLIDTAKTLFVHRNTVLYRLDKCEKIVNLHLKDATESLRIRLALAIEPILKGKSV